In Candidatus Devosia phytovorans, the DNA window GCGCGAGCGCTTCTCCGAGGTGGAACGCGGTGAGTTCGACCTGATTATCGGCACGCAGCTGGTTAGCAAGGGCCACCACTTCGAGAAACTTTCGGTGGTGGGCGTGCTCGATGCCGATCTGGGGCTCGCCCATGGCGATCCGCGCGCCGCCGAAAAGACCTTCCAGATCCTGACCCAGGTCGCTGGTCGTGCTGGCCGGGCATCGAAAACCGGCAAGGCGTTCCTGCAAACCTATCACCCTGACCATGCCGTCATGAAAGCCATGGTCAGCGGCGATCGCGAGGCCTTCTATGCCCATGAACTGATGGCCCGCGAAGCCGGCGGCCTGCCGCCCTTCGGTCGCCTCGCGGCGCTGATCGTCTCGGCCAATGAGCATGATGTAGCAATGAATTTCGCCAAGCGCCTGCTCTCCGCCGCTCCCATGGCCGACGGCCTGCGCCTCTTCGGTCCCGCCGACGCCCCCGTCGCCCAGATCCGCGGCCGCCACCGCGTGCGGCTGCTGGCCCAGTCCGGCAAGGATTTCGATCTTTCCGGCTATGTCCGCTTCTGGCTCGCCTCGGGCGAAAAGATCACCGGCAACCTGCGGGTGCAGGTCGATATCGATCCGATGAGCTTCATGTAGGTTTTTGTATATACGAAAATTGACGTTCGATTGCTGAGGAATTACATTGAGGAGGCTTGATGGATTTCGAATGGAACGAGGCGAAGAACGCAACGAACAGGATGAAGCATCATGTGGATTTTTCACTGGTGCACGTCTTTGATTGGGACAATGCGATAGTCGAGCCGGACACGCGGTTCGACTATGGAGAAGAACGGTTCCTGGCGCGCGGCTATGCACTAGATGGCGTGGGTTACTCGATCGTTTTCACGTTTCGCGGACCAGTGGTCCGCATCATTAGTATTCGAGAGTTTAACAAAAAAGAGGAACGCCGTTATGGAAGACAGCCAGAATGACAAGCGTCGCTACGGTACTCCCGACCATGAAAACCCTGAGATGACTGAAGAGGCGATCCGGCGCTCTATCCCCGCCAAGCAGTTCTTCGCCGAGCGTGGCCTGTCCATGCCGGGGCGACCGAAATCGGAAACACCGAAGGTCGCTGTCAGCCTGCGTCTCGACCAGGCGGTGGTTGATGGCTTTAAGGCGGATGGCCCCGGGTGGCAAACACGGATCAATTCGGTCCTGGCCAAAAGCCTCAAGACCAAGCACTCCGCCTGAACACAGTATGAGCCATCGTGACCTGCTTGTTGGGATCACATTGATCCCCATCAATTTCCCCTGCGACATTTTCGCCGCGCGGGAATCCGGTATCTCTGCCTTGCGTGGCGCGCGGGGCTTGTGCTAGAGCGGGCGCGACTTTGAAGGGGTCTCCGGACGGCCCCTTTCCCAGACAAGAACAAGCGTCGGCAACCGCCCGGGTTTCCTCACAGAAACAGAGCGGTCAAGCAGGCAGGCAACCAAGAGGGTGTAGCGGCATTGGCAGCGCAGAATTCAGTGCTTACCCAGATCGCCCGGCCATATGCGTCGGCTCTGTTCGATCTCGCTTCGAGCGAGAACCAGTTGGCATCGGTAGAGACGTCGCTTTCCGACGTTTCGCGCCTGATCGGGGAAAGTGCAGATTTCGCACGCTTCCTGCGCTCGCCGGTGATTGCCGGTGACGAGAAGGCCGTGGCGCTCGACGCCGTGCTGGCCAAGGGCAAGACCAATGAGCTGGTCGCCAATTTCCTGCGTCTCGTCGCCAAGAATGGCCGGCTGTTTGCGCTGGACGCAATCATCACTTCCTTCCGCGAGCTGGCTGCTGCTGCACGTGGCGAGGTGACTGCCGACGTGACGTCGGCGGCCCCGCTCAATGATGCGCAGGCCAAGGCCTTGGGCGAGACGCTCAAGGCAAAGCTCGGCAAGTCAGTCACGCTCAATCAATTCGTCGATCCCTCGCTGATCGGTGGCCTTCAGGTGAAGGTCGGCAGCCAGATGATCGATTCTTCGCTCAAGACAAAACTCGCCGCGATGAAGATCGCCATGAAAGAGGTCGGATAAATGGACATCAAAGCCGCGGAAATTTCTGCGATCCTCAAGGACCAGATCAAGAATTTCGGCCAGGAAGCCCAGGTTTCCGAAGTCGGTCAGGTGCTCTCCGTCGGTGACGGCATTGCGCGCGTCTATGGCCTCGACAAGGTGCAGGCCGGTGAGCTCGTCGAGTTCCCGGGCGGCATCAAGGGCATGGCCCTCAATCTCGAAGCCGACAATGTCGGCGTCGTGATCTTCGGCAATGACCGTTCGATCAAGGAAGGCGACGTCGTCAAGCGGACCGGCGCCATCGTGGATACCCCGGTTGGTCCGGGCCTGCTCGGCCGCGTGGTCGATGGTCTGGGCAATCCGATCGACGGCAAGGGCCCGATCGAGCATACCGAACGCCGCCGCGTCGACGTCAAGGCGCCGGGCATCCTGCCGCGCAAGTCGGTGCACGAGCCCATGTCGACCGGCCTCAAGGCCATCGACGCGCTGATCCCGATCGGCCGTGGCCAGCGCGAGCTGATCATTGGCGATCGCCAGACCGGCAAGTCGGCCATCATTCTCGACACCTTCCTCAACCAGAAGCCCGCCCACGATGCCGGCGCGTCGGATACCGACAAGCTCTACTGCATCTATGTGGCTGTCGGTCAGAAGCGTTCGACCGTTGCCCAGTTCGTCAAGCAGCTCGAAGAATCGGGCGCGCTGCCGTACTCGATCGTTATCGCGGCAACCGCTTCCGATCCGGCACCGCTCCAGTATATCGCGCCCTTCACCGGCTGCGCGATCGGCGAGTGGTTCCGTGACAATGGCAAGCATGCCGTTATCGCCTATGACGATCTGACCAAGCAGGCCGTTGCTTACCGCCAGATGTCGCTGCTGCTGCGTCGTCCGCCGGGCCGTGAAGCCTATCCGGGTGACGTGTTCTACCTGCACAGCCGCCTGCTCGAGCGTGCCGCCAAGATGAACGAGGCACATGGTTCGGGCTCGCTGACCGCGCTGCCGGTTATCGAAACCCAGGCCAATGACGTGTCGGCCTATATCCCGACCAATGTGATCTCGATCACGGACGGCCAGATCTTCCTCGAAACCAACCTGTTCTTCCAGGGCATCCGTCCTGCCGTGAACGTGGGTCTCTCGGTTTCGCGCGTTGGTGGCTCGGCCCAGATCAAGGCGATGAAGCAGGTTGCCGGTTCGCTCAAGGGTGAGCTGTCGCAGTATCGCGAAATGGCGGCCTTCGCCCAGTTCGGTTCCGATCTCGACGCCTCGACCCAGCGTCTGCTCAACCGTGGCGCGCGCCTGACCGAGCTGCTCAAGCAGCCCCAGTTCAGCCCGCTCAAGACGGAAGAACAGGTTGCGGTGATCTTTGCCGGTGCAAATGGCTATCTGGACTCTGTTCCGGTCGCCAAGGTCGGTGATTTCGAAAAGACCGTGCTGTCTGCCCTGCGTGGCAAGTATGCCGATCTGCTCAAGACCATCGCCACCGAGAAGGCCCTGAGCGACGACACCCGCGCCAAGCTGAAGTCGGCTCTGGACGAGATCAAGAAGACCTACGCGGCCTAAGGCCTAGAGGGAGACGACGGGCCGATGCCTTCGCTAAAAGACCTCAAGAACCGGATCGACTCGGTCAAATCGACCCAGAAGATCACCAAGGCCATGCAGATGGTCGCGGCGGCCAAGCTCCGTCGCGCTCAGGATGCAGCCGAAGCTGCACGCCCCTATGCCGAACGCATGGGCAAGGTGTTGTCGAGCCTGGCTTCCGTTTACGAAGGCCAGTCCGACGCGCCGGTACTACTGGGCGGCAATGGCAAGGATCAGGTGCATCTGCTGGTGGTTGCCACCGGCGAACGTGGCCTGGCCGGCGGCTTCAACTCGTCGATTGCGCGCCTGGCGCGCGATCACGCCAACAAGTTGCTTGCCGAAGGCAAGACGGTCAAGTTCCTGACCGTTGGTCGCAAGGGTCACGATATCCTCAAGCGCCAGTTTGCCGACAAGATCGTCGAGACGATCAGCTATCGCGAAGTCAAGAATATCGGCTTCGCGCAGGCCAACGAGGTCAGCCACAAGGTTCAGGCCATGTTCGCCGCTGGCGAATTCGACGTGGCCACGCTGTTCTTTGCCAAGTTCAACTCGGTGATCAGCCAGGTGCCGACGGCGCTGCAGATCATTCCCGCCAAGATCGAAAAGGTCGAAGGCGAGGGTGACGTGCAGAACAATTCGACCGTCATCTACGAATACGAGCCGAGCGAAGAAGCGATCGTCGAAGACCTGCTGCCGCGCAACATCTCCGTACAGGTGTTCCGCGCCATGCTGGAAAACAGCGCCTCCTTCTACGGTGCGCAGATGTCCGCCATGGACAATGCGACCCGCAATGCCGGCGAAATGATCGGAAAGCTGCAGCTGAGCTACAACCGCCAGCGCCAGGCCCAGATCACCAAAGAACTTATCGAAATCATCTCGGGCGCCGAAGCGCTCTAACCTTTTAGCGAGGACGAACAAATGGCAGACAAAAAGGCCGGTCGCGTTTCGCAGGTCATCGGCGCCGTCGTTGACGTCGTTTTCGACGATCACCTGCCCGCCATCCTGAACGCGCTCGAAACCACCAATAATGGCCAGCGCCTGGTGCTCGAAGTTGCCCAGCATCTGGGTGAAAACGCCGTGCGCGCCATCGCTATGGACACGACCGAAGGTCTGGTTCGCGGCACCGAAGTGACCGACCTTGGCACCGCCATCTCGGTTCCGGTTGGCGAAGCCACCCTTGGTCGCATCATGAACGTCATCGGCGAGCCGATCGACGAAGCCGGCCCGATCGCCGGTGAAGTCAAGCGCGAGATCCACCAGGACGCTCCCGCCTTTGCCGAGCAGAACCCGGAATCGCAGGTCCTCGTGACCGGCATCAAGGTCGTTGACCTGATCGCCCCCTATGCTCGTGGCGGCAAGATCGGCCTGATGGGCGGTGCCGGCGTGGGCAAGACCGTTCTGATCCAGGAACTGATCAACAACGTCGCCAAGGCGCATGGTGGTTACTCGGTCTTCGCAGGCGTCGGTGAACGCACCCGCGAAGGCAATGATCTTTACTACGAAATGATCGAATCGGGCGTGAACAAGGACCCCCATGAGAACGGTGGCTCGGCCGCTGGTTCCAAGTGCGCCCTTGTGTTCGGCCAGATGAACGAGCCCCCGGGTGCGCGCGCTCGCGTCGCCCTGACCGGTCTGACCATCGCGGAAAACTTCCGCGACCAGGGCCAGGACGTGCTGTTCTTCGTCGACAACATCTTCCGCTTCACCCAGGCCGGCGCCGAAATGTCGGCTCTGCTGGGCCGCATCCCCTCCGCCGTGGGTTACCAGCCGACGTTGGCCACTGACATGGGTGCGATGCAGGAACGCATCACCACGACCAACAAGGGTTCCATTACCTCGGTTCAGGCCGTGTACGTCCCGGCCGACGATTTGACCGACCCTGCTCCGGCAACCTCCTTCGCCCACTTCGACGCCGTGACCGTGCTGAACCGTGCGATCTCGGAAAAGGGCATCTACCCGGCCGTCGATCCGCTGGCGTCCAACTCGCGTATTCTCGATGCCAACACCGTTGGTCTTGAGCATTACGATACCGCCCGTGCCGTGCAGGCGATCCTGCAGAAGTACAAGGCGCTGCAGGACATCATCGCCATCCTGGGCATGGACGAGCTCTCGGAAGAAGACAAGCTGACCGTGGCCCGCGCCCGCAAGATCGAGCGCTTCATGTCCCAGCCCTTCGACGTGGCCGAGGTGTTCACCGGTTCGCCGGGCGTGTTCGTCCAGCTCGAAGACACGATTAAGGGCTTCAAGGGCCTCGTGGCTGGTGAATATGACCACCTGCCGGAAGCCGCCTTCTACATGGTCGGCACCATCGACGATGCCGTCAAGAAGGCCCAGAAGCTGGCTGCCCAGGCTGCCTGATTTTTTGCAACTTGAGCTCGCCGCCTGCGGCGGGCTCAGCGCATCTCCCGCTTTTGCGGGTCCTCTCCGCTAAGGGACCAGAAGAATGGCTGACCTCAAGATCGAGATCGTTTCGCCCGAGCGGCTGGTGTTGTCCGAGACCGTGACTTCGGTCACCGTGCCTGGGACCGAAGGCTATTTCACCGTCATGGGCGATCACTCGCCCTTCATGACGACGCTGCGCAGCGGCTTCATCACGGTCAATGGCCTCAACGGCCAGGACGCGATCTTTTTCGTCAAGGGCGGCTTTGCCGATGTCTCGCCGGAAGGCCTGACGATCCTGGCCGAAGAGTCCGTGCCCTTCGCTGAATTCGACCATGCCGACCTGCAGGCCCAGATCAAGGCTGCCGAGGCCGAGCTGGCCAAGGCCGAGACCCCGGATGACAAGTCCTACACCCAGGAAATCGTCTCGGGCCTGCTCAACTTGGCCCTCGAAGCCGGCCAGCTCAACGGCGTGCATATCCATTAGGGATTGCAGCAACGCGATTTGTGACGCCCGTGGATTATTTCCGCGGGCGTTTTTGCTTGTGCGACAAGATGTTGGATGTCTTGCGCAAAATAGTTTTCCCCGCCCTGTCTACCCGCCCGCATAATGTGTGCAACCTCTTCATATGGGCGGCCTGCAGGCGAACAGTGGTGAAGCGCGCCGGGCACGGCTTTCGCTGGCGCCTGCAGGTCCGAGCATCGGCCGGCTGTGGCAAGGATCACAGTCCGCGATAACCTCTGCTGAGCCAAAAACGGGCATCCCGGGACGGTCTCCGTCTCATTTTTAATTATCCAGAGGCGAAAGCCGTCTCATTATCCGCCCTTTGGGGCCAGGTGAAATGTGGAAACCGCAATGCAGGCGGCGTCTGTGCACGTCCGGACGATTGTGATGCTTAAATATTGAGCAACACCATGAATTTGCTAGTAAAAAATACGTTCTCAACACTCGCTTAATCAACTGCGCGCACCCTCTTCCCGGGAATGCATATCCGCTCCGGGGGGCGGATCAGACTTTGGGGGACGACAATGGGCCAGTTTCTGGGCAATATCCGCCTGACTTTTGCCATAGCAGCCATGGCGGTGTGCTCCATCACCATAGCCATCGGCGTGGTATTGACCGGATTGTCGATCAGTCTCTCCGATACCGCCCGCCAGGATGGCGAGCAGGCGATGGCCAGTGCCAGCCGTATTTCGGCGGCAATCCTTCAGGTCAACCTGCCCAGTCTTGAAGTGGGCTCGGACGATGCCGGCAATGTGACGAGCCTCACCATGCGCTCCATGCCGCGCTTCCGCAGCCATGACGTGATTGATACCATCGCCCATGTGGCCGGGCAGAATGCGGCGATCTATGTCTTCGATGCCGAAGTCAGCCCCGATTTCAATCTCGGCACGTCGAGCCTGCTCAAGGCCGTTGGTGAGCGCCTGCTCGACGCGCCCATCCTGGCCGGCACGCCGCTGTTTGATTCCCTGATGGCCAGCCAGCCGGTGCGCGCCGAAGAGACGATCAACGGCATCGGCTATTTCACGCTCTACCAGCCGATCGCCATGGCCGATGGCACAGTCATCGGCGCGCTGATGATCCTGGTAGCCCGGGCGCCGATCGAGGCCGTTGTCGGACAGAGCCTTGTCATGCTGACGATCATGGGTGGTCTCGCCCTGCTGCTGATCGGCCCGATTGCCCTCTTGCTGTCGCGCATGTTGACCCGTCCGATTCCGCGTCTGTCCAGCGTGATGAGCGCGGTTGCCGAGGGCGACCATGCCGTGGACGTGCCCTATACCGATCGCCGCAACGAGATCGGCACCATGGCGCGTGCCGTGGAAGTCTTCCGCGCCAATGCTGCGCGTGTTGCAGAAATGGGCGAGGAGACGAAGCGTCACCTGGTCGAGGCGGCCGATCATACCGGCCAGCTTGACGCCATTTCCATGTCGCAGGTGGTGGTCGAATTCGACCTCGACGGCAATGTTCTCACTGCCAATGACAATTTCCTCAACCTGCTGAACTATCGGCTCGACCAGATTGTCGGCCGTCCCAATGCGCAATTCCTCTTTGACGCCGATCCGGCATCGCCGAGCTATCGCCAGTTCTGGCTGGAGCTTGCCGGTGGCGAATTCAAGCGCGGCGAATATCGCCGACGCGGCAGCACAGGTCGGGAGGTGTGGATCCAGTCCACCTTCACGCCGATCCTGGGGCTCGATGGCCTGCCCTACAAGGTCGTGCAGTTCGCCACCGATGTCACCGCCCGCCGGCAGGCGGTCGCGGCAGTTGGTGATGGCCTCAAGCAATTGGCCGAGGGCAATCTGACCGGCCGGATTGAAACCCAGTTCCAGCCGGAATTCGAAGACCTGCGCCACGCCCTCAATGGCACGGTGGAGCGCTTTGCCGATGTGGTCGGCCAGCTGCGCCATACGTCCCGCGCCATCAAGGCCGCCACGGGCGAGATCCTTTCCGGCGCCAATGATCTCTCCGAACGCACGACGCGCCAGGCTGCGACCATCGAAGAGACCTCCGCATCGATGGATGCGCTTTCCGGCACTGTCGCCAGCAATGCCCGCATGGCGCAGGATGCCGCCGGCAAGGCCTCGGCCGTGTCCCGCGCTGCTTCGGAAAGCGGCACGGTGATGACCCAGGCCAATGAGGCCATGGAGCGGATCACGCAGTCGTCGGCAAAGATTTCCAATATCATCGGCCTCATCGATGACATCGCCTTCCAGACCAATCTGCTGGCGCTCAACGCATCGGTCGAGGCCGCCCGGGCGGGTGATGCGGGCAAGGGTTTTGCTGTGGTGGCCGTGGAAGTGCGCCGCCTCGCCCAGTCGGCCGCTTCGGCTTCCGGAGATGTAAAGCTTCTGGTCGAGCAGTCGGCCAGTGAGGTCAAGGGCGGCTCAAAGCTCGTCTCGGAAGCAGCTGGACGGCTTTCCGACATGCTGGCCGCCGTGCAGCAGAACAGCGAACTGCTCGAAGCCATCGCCCGCGCCAGCGGCGATCAGGCCATGGCGATCGACGAGGTGCTGACGGCCGTGCGCACGCTTGACCAGATGACGCAGCATAATGCGGCCCTGGCCGAGGAAACCAATGCCGCGCTGGAGCAGACCGAGGCCCAGGCGCAGACGCTGGACCGCATCGTCGATGTATTCTTGCTGGACGATCCCAAGCCGGTACCGGTCGCCGAATTGCGCGTCGCCTAGCTCAGGGCGGCGCTGACCAATGCTCTGGCATGGAGGTCTGTGGTATCATAGACGGGCAGGGGACTGACGCTGTCGTCGATCAGCATGGTGATCTCGGTACAACCCAGGATCACCGCCTCGGCGCCGCGGGCCTTGAGCCGCTCGATGGCCGTCACATAGACCTGCCGCGACTCCTCGCGGATGATGCCCAGGCAGAGCTCATCATAGATGATGCCGTTGAGATTGGTGCGATCGACCTCGGGGATCAATGCGGTCAAGCCGCGCTCGGCCAAGCGGTCGCGATAAAAGCCCATTTCCATGGTAAACCGGGTGCCCAGCAGGCCCAC includes these proteins:
- the atpD gene encoding F0F1 ATP synthase subunit beta translates to MADKKAGRVSQVIGAVVDVVFDDHLPAILNALETTNNGQRLVLEVAQHLGENAVRAIAMDTTEGLVRGTEVTDLGTAISVPVGEATLGRIMNVIGEPIDEAGPIAGEVKREIHQDAPAFAEQNPESQVLVTGIKVVDLIAPYARGGKIGLMGGAGVGKTVLIQELINNVAKAHGGYSVFAGVGERTREGNDLYYEMIESGVNKDPHENGGSAAGSKCALVFGQMNEPPGARARVALTGLTIAENFRDQGQDVLFFVDNIFRFTQAGAEMSALLGRIPSAVGYQPTLATDMGAMQERITTTNKGSITSVQAVYVPADDLTDPAPATSFAHFDAVTVLNRAISEKGIYPAVDPLASNSRILDANTVGLEHYDTARAVQAILQKYKALQDIIAILGMDELSEEDKLTVARARKIERFMSQPFDVAEVFTGSPGVFVQLEDTIKGFKGLVAGEYDHLPEAAFYMVGTIDDAVKKAQKLAAQAA
- a CDS encoding BrnA antitoxin family protein, producing MEDSQNDKRRYGTPDHENPEMTEEAIRRSIPAKQFFAERGLSMPGRPKSETPKVAVSLRLDQAVVDGFKADGPGWQTRINSVLAKSLKTKHSA
- a CDS encoding F0F1 ATP synthase subunit gamma, with the translated sequence MPSLKDLKNRIDSVKSTQKITKAMQMVAAAKLRRAQDAAEAARPYAERMGKVLSSLASVYEGQSDAPVLLGGNGKDQVHLLVVATGERGLAGGFNSSIARLARDHANKLLAEGKTVKFLTVGRKGHDILKRQFADKIVETISYREVKNIGFAQANEVSHKVQAMFAAGEFDVATLFFAKFNSVISQVPTALQIIPAKIEKVEGEGDVQNNSTVIYEYEPSEEAIVEDLLPRNISVQVFRAMLENSASFYGAQMSAMDNATRNAGEMIGKLQLSYNRQRQAQITKELIEIISGAEAL
- the atpA gene encoding F0F1 ATP synthase subunit alpha produces the protein MDIKAAEISAILKDQIKNFGQEAQVSEVGQVLSVGDGIARVYGLDKVQAGELVEFPGGIKGMALNLEADNVGVVIFGNDRSIKEGDVVKRTGAIVDTPVGPGLLGRVVDGLGNPIDGKGPIEHTERRRVDVKAPGILPRKSVHEPMSTGLKAIDALIPIGRGQRELIIGDRQTGKSAIILDTFLNQKPAHDAGASDTDKLYCIYVAVGQKRSTVAQFVKQLEESGALPYSIVIAATASDPAPLQYIAPFTGCAIGEWFRDNGKHAVIAYDDLTKQAVAYRQMSLLLRRPPGREAYPGDVFYLHSRLLERAAKMNEAHGSGSLTALPVIETQANDVSAYIPTNVISITDGQIFLETNLFFQGIRPAVNVGLSVSRVGGSAQIKAMKQVAGSLKGELSQYREMAAFAQFGSDLDASTQRLLNRGARLTELLKQPQFSPLKTEEQVAVIFAGANGYLDSVPVAKVGDFEKTVLSALRGKYADLLKTIATEKALSDDTRAKLKSALDEIKKTYAA
- a CDS encoding F0F1 ATP synthase subunit delta, yielding MAAQNSVLTQIARPYASALFDLASSENQLASVETSLSDVSRLIGESADFARFLRSPVIAGDEKAVALDAVLAKGKTNELVANFLRLVAKNGRLFALDAIITSFRELAAAARGEVTADVTSAAPLNDAQAKALGETLKAKLGKSVTLNQFVDPSLIGGLQVKVGSQMIDSSLKTKLAAMKIAMKEVG
- a CDS encoding methyl-accepting chemotaxis protein, giving the protein MGQFLGNIRLTFAIAAMAVCSITIAIGVVLTGLSISLSDTARQDGEQAMASASRISAAILQVNLPSLEVGSDDAGNVTSLTMRSMPRFRSHDVIDTIAHVAGQNAAIYVFDAEVSPDFNLGTSSLLKAVGERLLDAPILAGTPLFDSLMASQPVRAEETINGIGYFTLYQPIAMADGTVIGALMILVARAPIEAVVGQSLVMLTIMGGLALLLIGPIALLLSRMLTRPIPRLSSVMSAVAEGDHAVDVPYTDRRNEIGTMARAVEVFRANAARVAEMGEETKRHLVEAADHTGQLDAISMSQVVVEFDLDGNVLTANDNFLNLLNYRLDQIVGRPNAQFLFDADPASPSYRQFWLELAGGEFKRGEYRRRGSTGREVWIQSTFTPILGLDGLPYKVVQFATDVTARRQAVAAVGDGLKQLAEGNLTGRIETQFQPEFEDLRHALNGTVERFADVVGQLRHTSRAIKAATGEILSGANDLSERTTRQAATIEETSASMDALSGTVASNARMAQDAAGKASAVSRAASESGTVMTQANEAMERITQSSAKISNIIGLIDDIAFQTNLLALNASVEAARAGDAGKGFAVVAVEVRRLAQSAASASGDVKLLVEQSASEVKGGSKLVSEAAGRLSDMLAAVQQNSELLEAIARASGDQAMAIDEVLTAVRTLDQMTQHNAALAEETNAALEQTEAQAQTLDRIVDVFLLDDPKPVPVAELRVA
- a CDS encoding BrnT family toxin, whose amino-acid sequence is MDFEWNEAKNATNRMKHHVDFSLVHVFDWDNAIVEPDTRFDYGEERFLARGYALDGVGYSIVFTFRGPVVRIISIREFNKKEERRYGRQPE
- a CDS encoding F0F1 ATP synthase subunit epsilon; the encoded protein is MADLKIEIVSPERLVLSETVTSVTVPGTEGYFTVMGDHSPFMTTLRSGFITVNGLNGQDAIFFVKGGFADVSPEGLTILAEESVPFAEFDHADLQAQIKAAEAELAKAETPDDKSYTQEIVSGLLNLALEAGQLNGVHIH